GTCTGAATTTAAGGAAAAGCATGAGGtattttgtcatgtttttatGGGAGGTAAGGGTTTAGTGCAGATGTGCTACTACATCCAAAAGGGCTTGTTTTAGTGTTTAAATTTACCTCAGGTAGCCCAGAGTTTTGTGGTCTTAATTGTGAAACTTCTTTGGTGctctgaaaatggaaagagcCAATATGCTGTTATGTGAAAGGATAAATGGGATGATCTGAACAACTGTTGGGCTGGTGAGGCTGATGGCTGTCCTGGTGGAagctgggagaggctgcagcagacTTATTTAATATTAACAAAGAACAAATCTTGCAGTTGATAAAACATGCTCCTGGGTTTGATAAGCATTAGCACTTGGAGTCTTGATGTCTGTGTCTCACACCTCAGTCCCTTGTGTCACACTTGCTGGCAGGTGTGGGCCTTTCAGCAGCTTTTAGTGGAGTAGAACCAAGCTGTTCATCTCCTCCTAAATGGGGTTTTGTGCTACAGTCCTGGGTGTAAATGGCTGCTGCAGCAAGCTGGATTTATACAGGAACTTCTTGCAGAAATTCTTTCCCCACAGCCCTCAAATTTCTGTCCTAAAGTGCTTGTTGTGCCTCCCAGTCTTGTTTCTCCTGAAAATCTGGTTTGCATTCTCTGGGTCACTGAGCACGCACTGACTGACTGTGGCCTCAAGGCAGACAGGTGCTGAATTCCACACTTGGGTAGTGTCTTCCAGTTGTAGAGTCAGAGAATTTCAGAACGGCTGTGGTTGGAAGGGAGCTTCAATaccatctcattccaatgcccctgccatgggcagggacaccttcccctagacctCATTGCTGAGAGCCCCATCCAATGTAGCCTGGAATACTTCCAAGGGTGAGACAGctacagcttccctgggcaccctgtgccagggccacactgccctcacaggaaagaatttcttcctaatttcttctttaatctaaacctactctccttcagtttaaagccatttccccttgtcctgtcacttcatgCCCCTCTACACAATCCCTCTCCCGCTTTAGTAGTGTCAGAACACTGGTTCCATGTGTGAGAGGGGTTCCCATGTGAACACGAGCTGCTTCACCCTTCTGTTCCTTGCCACTGTCAGTTGGGATTACTTGCACTTTCCTACCCTATCATACCCACCCTTGCAATGTGTCTGTGAAGCCAGTGGGACCTGAGAAATGTTGAAACCTTGACAAAGGCCTGAGTAAGGATCCAGACTTTCATTATCTAACTTTCCTACCTGAACACATGGTGCAAGTCCCTCTGGCACAGGTTTGCATGGAATGCCACAGATAGAGCTTGACTGTCCAGTCAGACTGGTGTGTTAAAATGCCTGCTGTCTTGTGACTTTCCAGGTTGCAGAAGAACAAGGCCAAGAAAACCCTGTAGATCACGATCCCATTCATGATCAGAGTTGGTACCTGGACCGATCGCTGAGGAAACGCCTTCATCAGGAGTACGGAGTTCAAGGCTGGGCTATTGTACAGTTTCTAGGAGATGTAGTTTTCATCCCAGCAGGAGCTCCACACCAGGCAAGAACCAGGGACATGGGATGGCCTGACTGCTTGGGCAGCCCTTGGAGCAGATGGCTAATGCTTGTTTGTTCTCTCTAGGTTCATAATTTGTACAGTTGTATTAAAGTTGCAGAAGACTTTGTATCCCCAGAGCATGTCAAACACTGCTTCTGGCTCACTCAGGAATTTAGATATCTGTCACATACGCATACGAACCATGAAGATAAATTGCAGGTAACTTCCCAATGCTCAGTGCTCTTGATCCTTTACAAAAGCCCCACTAAAACACAACAGACAACCTTCACCAAACCCAGAAGGGCTGTGGCCATGCAACCCAGGTTGCTTTTGTGTTCAGATCAATGTTAATGCATTGGTTCTTGAAATTTCAGTAGTGTTTGAACTGGTAGGTTTTTAGTAGTTTTGAGAAATCCCTCTGAAGCTTCTCCTGAGATTCTTTTCAGATGCTTTCTTCtgccatttcttttgtttccccaCCAGCTGAGCAATGCTCTCCTCAGGCTACAGGGTTCACTTTATCTCCTGTTAGAATGtgaacctttttttcccaagtttgTGATTTACCTGAAGGTCGGGCAGATGAGTGTGTCTGAACTGACCTGCACAGGGTGAGGGGAAGGAAGtgggaaagctggaaaattatCTGTGCTGTTTGCTTGTAAAACCAAGcaccttttcctttgttcctgcAGGTGAAGAATGTCATATACCACGCTGTTAAAGATGCAGTTGGGATACTGAGAGCTAACGAATCCAGCCTTAGCAGACCGTGATGTAGAGCGCCTTAACCACACACTATGAAACAGAAGCGTTGGCAGCTGTTCTACCTACTCAGTCAGGACCTCTGTGGACTTTGAGATTATATGAATGTTACCTCATCTTCCTTTCAGCAGTACCAGAGGATCGTGGTACTATGTTCTGTGTATTCTTCCAATGTTTACAAACCTGATATGTATATGTAGTAATATGTATGGACTGTGGCATACTGTGAATGCTCAGTTGCAATAGAACTTTATACGGAGTTGCTCTCCAAACTGTACAAAATACCTCCTATAGAACTGTCGAGAACTATTCCAAATTACTcgtttgaaaaatattattcaagGCATTGTAAAGCTTCAATttccaaaatttattttggggtgggaggaagtATGAAATCACTCAGTTTAATAACCAATTTACATAAAGTTAAGAATGCAGTTCTGGAATTTCACATTAACATAGAACTAGCATTTAAAAGTAGCTTTAAGCTATTGTATAGTAACATAGAGATGGGAGTTAACCATCTTTAGgtaaatgtatttaaatttctaaatgttaaaagaaacttttaatCAAATGTCTTCTGTTTGAAATTGCTCTTTAATTTGAACTGATGTTTGATTCTCTTGTTTTTAACACTGAATGGTTACATAAAAATTCCTCTATTTCAGATACTGTTCCTTGCCTGTCTTCTTCAGTTGACTGTTTAAAGTGTAATTAATTTGATGCAGTactttgaaatgcaaagaaaatggtGTATCATAAACTGTTCATACTATTTCTTAAAGTATTTGAAGGCTTAGGGTATGGAATACAGCAGCAGACCTGTCTATAGATATTTTTGGTTAACCTAAGCATGACTTAGCTGCCTGACTGCTGCTCCTGTGGTCTGTATCACATGAGCTTTGCAGCTTCAATCTGAAGTGGTACACACACAACTCAGGGTTATTTggagaaagactgaaaacatCGTAAAACTTAAAACGGGAAGAGTGGTCATGGGTGGAAAAGTGAATCTCTCATTTGATGAGATACCCCGAGATAAAATTAACCTTTCAGTTCCTTCCCAGCACTGAAAGGTGCAGGATGGCTGTTGGGAACAGCTGCACAGGAGCGGAAACCTTGGCAGCAAAGTCACTTTTCTGAGCTTTATGCAACAGAGGAACTGCAGCTCCCCCTCCCTGTAGTACCTCACCTGCTGTTTGTGATCAGCATTAGCTGTTGAGTCTGTCTGGGGTGACAGGATTCTTCTTCAGAGAAACTTCCTCTCATTGCTCCCTCAGGAGTGGGGACAGGCTGCAGTGATGTGCAGGGAGTAGGGGTCTTTCACTAGAGTTAAGTGGACTTACAGAAGGTTTGCCTACACAACAGCCCTTCACTGGGGTCAGTGAGAGCTCTCCTCCAACTTTACTTGCTGACACCTCTTGACAGTAAATAACTTGTTCTGGTCCCTTCAGCTGGCTTGATTTGGCATTTTGTGCTTGAACTTGTCAGGTATGCTTAAAAACACCACTTACCTGAACATTTTCCCTTGAACTATCAAATTGAAGTAGATGACATAAAGCAGGTTAATTGCTTTccttggagccagctggagcACAGGTACCTCCCAGGGAGCTGAGTCACACTGATCTTACACACCCTGTGTGCACAAACATCTGAAAAGACCCATTGTTGAAGCTGCATTTTGAGCTCTTACCACTGTGCTGTTGTTCAGTCTGGGTTTATTGCAGCTCTCACCCTCTccactctgcagctgcttttatttctatctgtgctttctggatttttttaagacCACAAGAACCAAATTATCCCTCTTGCCTGTTTTTGTGTTGCATTTGGGGTGGAGATGGAACACTTGAATTGCACAGCCTCCCTGAGCATGAAGGTGAACAGTGCTTGGCCCCCCATCCAGCTATCTGTGTACCTTGTGTGTTTTTCTACCCTTGCTGTTGGGATACAATTAGTTAGAGACTTTAAGATTGCTTTTGGTAAGTCTTCCTTAAAATTAAGAGCTCTGCCCTTTACCTGAGAGGTGCCTGTGGCAGTGACAGGTTTGGGTCagaattttttgccttttgtgaGCTGTGACATCTGTTTTCCCTGAAGCTTTTCcttgggaggagacacagctctCTTTTGACCCTGAAATGTGCTAttggagcagcagtgaggccTTGGCATGGCCACAGGGTCTGGGGAAGCTTTGCCAACAGTCTGGTGAGTCAGGGCCacccctcccactgctgctcttgctgtgccacagcctTGGCTAAGACAGGCTCTCCTGTGATCATACAGAGCTGGAACTGACTGAAAACTTCTCTTTAACTATGCAGTGAAGGCCCTAAATGTGCTAAAGAAAGGTGTTACAAAACCAAAAGGGAGGTGTTAGAGGTGGGTGTTGTTTGTGACAGAGGCCAAAGTGATGCAAACTAAACTGCTGCATGGCAGTGACTGTTAGAAGCAGCTTTAATAAAATTTGTAGTgattcaggaaaacacagatcTGACAGTGCTGGAGGTTTTTGGTAGCAGATTAAACCAAAGTGCCTGTTAGGGAAAAATGCTGCTTGAAGATGAGAATATATTTCAGGACTTTGTATCTAAAAATACATAACATTACACCACCCTTGCCATATCACCACAGAAAACTGGAAGAGACTGCACTCCCCAAGACGTATATTACAGTAGTTTCTTGGAGAATAAAAccctcaggaagaaaaaaaatatatatatattacataagTGAGAATACAGTtaagttttgcattttgaaggtaggacagaataaaataaagccaACTGTACACATCCATGCTGGCCCTAACTCCGCAGGGTCGCCAACCGCGACTGCATCGCTTCGATGTCCTCCTCCTCgtccacagcagcagcagctgctcccatggGCTCAGGCTCTGGCAGAGCATCTGTCACTTTACTGGGTGCTTTACCCAAGGCCCCTGCAACAACAAACAGGCTCGTTAGTGTGTCTTAGGTCTGCATTTAATAATTAGTGGCTTTCAGGGACATCTAAAATAACCCAACCAGTCACTTCTCCTGGAGGTCACACCCCTGAGCTGTGACAGGGCCAGCCCGGGGCTGttggcagcccagcagcactgacctgCCAGCCCCTCTGAGCCTCTGCActccttccctgctgggagGAAGCTCCCCCCCAAGCCCTGCTGCTTGCCTTGGAGCTCCCACTGCCTGCCTGGGAGGAGGGGAGCTCCCAGGAAACAGgatggaaaaagcaaattaGGATATGAGAAAGGAGAGGACAATGTGCCAGGTGCCGGGCACAAGGTGCCAGCAGGGCGGGAGCTGCACTTTCAGTGTGGTACAGCTGAATGCAGCCCTGGTATTGTTTTTGTCACACCACATCACAAGCAATCCAGGTGAAAGGAGCATTCTAAGCACTCTCCAAGTCAAATAAGTGAACCAGTAGATCATTACTTCATGAGCTGGAAGGCAGAagttgtggttttggttttaagaGGGTTTTAGtgtttgttttgggctttttcccccaaacaggACACAGCATGTTACTGCCAGGACTCAAAACACAGCTTACGACTCAAGGCAGTGCAGCTGAGTTTATTTCTTGGCTTCATTAATAACAGTACCTAGTCAATCATGTAAGTTTCACCTTGTTTAGACGATTCACTGCACAGCCAAACACAGATCTGTTGGAGCCTCAATTACATAActgcacagacagcagctgATGGATATTAGTTCTGCCTTGCTGAGCCCCACTGACCTTCTCAGCCAGTATTCCCTGAGAAACCAGTTTGTCAGAGCTCTCTGCCCATCACCAAAGGAAGAGATGCCACTGTGAGAGTGCAGTGCAGTCAGAAGAGATGAAGATTTCAGTTGCTGCATCTTGTTGAACAGAGCAGGGCTCTCAGCAGCACCCACAAACTCACCAGCTGTAATTTCAAAAAGGATTTTGTcaatttctgcctctgcttcctcttccaTCTCCTCCTGATCCTCCAGGCCTTCAAAGGTGTCCTCCAGCATTTCCTCTATAATTCCAGCCTAGCAGAAAACAACAAGGCAGCCTGTGATGCCCTTGGAAACAGCAGAGTAAGAGGACACATTTCCCGCTTGGGAGATGAGGTTATGCCTATCCATAACaaccccctgctccagctttcCCAATGGAGGCTGTTGCACAAGGGCAGCCAACAAACCCCCGGCAGTGTAAGGATGTATCTCTACAACTGGTgccctggaaaagcaggaagaaaactggGGATTAAAGGCACCTGTTCTCACTTTGAAAACCTCAAGttatttaaactaaaagaggagagatttaggttacatgttaggaagaaattcttccctgtgagggtggtgagacactggaacaggttgcccagagaagctgcggatGCCCAATCCCTGGCAGTGTTGAAGTcgaggttggatggggctctgagtgacctggtctaatggaaggtgtccctgtccatggcaggggggctggaattacatgatctttaagatcctttccaagccaaaccattctacaaATCCGTGGTTATTTATTATTGTTGCACATCTAAACCAAGAAGCCAGCCTGCTCCAAGCATGTGAAATACAAGTGTAAATTTCAGTCATGCAGCATGAATTGGGTAGCACACTGTAAAACTGCTCTTCGACacagcttgggtttttttctgtctgcatttgaaaacattCCTTTGCAGGCCCTGCAACCTAGATATGGCCAAACCATGCTGGTGCacaatagaaaaattatttagaaataaactTATTGGAACTAAACAGTCTAGAGTGgtcagaagggaaaaagcaaaacaactttAGTTGTTGAAAATGTAATGTTCATAACAGGAGACTTCGTATACTTTCAAATCAGAGCGCTCCCATCACATGGAGACACTGAGCTAGATGCTTCAAACCCAGTGACAGTGAGTTATATCTCAATTAGCCAGGAGTTTtgtgattctttaaaaattttgtaaGGAACTATGTTTAATTAGTTAAGGAATGTTTGATTGTGTTATTTTGGCTGGTTTTGATTTAGATCTGTGTTGGCTCAGTGTCAATAGAAAACCCTGAGAAATTACCTCACTGCACATGCAGAAAGGAACTCCATGGACCCATACCCCTTAGAGAACTTAATATTGAAGAACAAAATTCAATAAAGAATTGTTTAATGGTTATTATGTAACTAGAGATGAATTAGATGTCATGGAACAAGTATGGTATCTTCAGAGAGTTAAGGAGTCAAAGCCCTACACACCCCAGAAAATTTGATTAATACACTGCAGGCGCAGTAAGGGAGCCACTTCATAGGCTTGTACACCCCAAAAAACTTAATCAATAGTAATTGTTTAACCAGGACAGCAGATTTAATAAACCACTGTTTAGCTGAATAAAACTTGGGTTATCCATTAAAGAAAGACAGATGAGATGTTCTGGTAGTagttaaaagaaacaaaacacctcTACTATGATGCAGTAAATTGGGCAGATTTTTCGAGTGTCTATAAAAAAATCTTGGATGTTATAGTGTATATAAATGCCTGAAAATTGTTGTTTCTTTGAACATGTCTGTGGCAAATAAATTCCCAATATGTTCCCAATTTTGACTCAAAATTGTTATTAAGAATGTTTGTCTAACAGCTTTTTGCTGTTAGGTTTAAAACTCTTTGTGTCACCAGTATCAGACTGGCCACAGAGTCGTGGAATGTCCTGAGGTCACACAAGCCCTCTGACAAAGAGGCCACCCAAGCGATTGCACAGCTCAGTAACAACCACATCATGTTCACCCAGGTCTGATTTATGTGCCAGATCTTACCTTCATCATCTCTTTGGACAAGTCCCTCATCGTTGCTTGGATTTCTGGGATTTTTACTAGATTTTGCATAGCTTTCATGACTTCTGTGCTCTTCTGCAATGAACCTGCTACTCTGAGGACAGCTGTGAAGGAGAGGCACAGAACAGCTTGAACAATCCATgcactgctgaaagcagagaaattataTCCTCCCTACATGCAAATTTGTTTACATTTAGACAatccaattttaaaaagaaatggggATTCCACTTATTCATTCCTGACTAAATTCCTGGGAAAGCCCAACTTGTACCCATGTTCAAAAAGCCACAGTTATAGCAAAGCTACGGGTCCTGCACAATGAGCAACCCAGGTGGTCTGCAGAGAGATTTCAACCACCTGCACCCAGTTCATTGaagacagggacagagaggcCTGAGTTGCTCCTGCCTGGCCCCTCAGCAGCCAGAAGTGTTGCTGGGggtttcagcagcagagctgcagtgagtGCTGAAACCAGGGACCTCCTGCCTGACACCGGGAACTGGAAGCTAACCCTGGCAGAAGTTCTGCTGCAACAGCTTCACAGCAAAGAGTAAGCTATAACATTAATACTGAAAAAGATAAGCTGAAAATAAGCTTGTTTAAACTGAATTTAACAATACTCTTTCCAGAGGCTATTCTCATAATGTAACTTATAAGCTCTCCTCATATGTATCAATATACCAAGATCAAAAAGCAGTAATTAAGGGTACTGTGaagttttttaaattctgccaTCTAACTTTGCAGTTTCCTGGACATGGAGAACTTACCTGTTTGTATATAAAATGGTCACTCCTTAACGAAGCAAAATGAAGGTACAGCACatattatttttcacttcagtaatttcttttaagagCCTTACACTTTTAACAAACTAACAGAAACCTTGCCTTGAGTGGTCATTTCTCAGGTTACTACAGACCCCAGACTGAATTCTAGGTTCCTTAATGTTTCCTATCTACGTGTATCATAACATTCCCAGGAAGATGAAGATGCTGGCAGTGGTAATAAGGAGGAGGCTGTTTtgagtttttccttttaaggGACACCTCAAGCTGCAAGGATAGTCCTacttccctttccatggggaacCACATTTGAACTGTGACAAAATTACACTTGAAGTTCACAATGTGACTCCTGATTTATCATTCATCCAGTGTCAAAATCTACTTGGATTAtgctggggtgggggaaatGCTTTGACATTTCAGCAGCATGTTGACCTCCACTAAGTCTTCTCCTGTCTTTAAAGCTTTCAGTTGTGCCTGTTATTGGCTGGAATGTTTCCAGCTAtggaaaacactgcaggaaGTCTATTACAACAGATTTCTGATGTGGATAAGGAGTGAGGGAAATATGCTGGTTCTGGAGGAACACAAAGGACCAAGGAGGGTTTACAGAACATGGGTGTTAAGCCAAGGCTCAAAAGGATTCATCCACACCAAGAAAATCAAACACTACTCCCCCACCCCCATGTACGTATTGGTAAATGCCCCCAGACTCTTGCTAGAGAAACAACCATCTACAAGGTGAAGGGAATTCTACTCCTGTGACAGATCCTGTCAAAATCAGTGACACAGGCTCCAAAAGGATACAGAGATATTAGGAATGCATTCAAACTGTTTAGGAATGCACACTAAGAACGTGTTCCAAACTGCTGTGAGTTCAGTTTCAGAGCATGTGATTCTCACATCACTGCAACCCTCAGGCTCTGAGGAGAGGTGTTAGATCATCTGCTGAGCAGCTCGTCAAACAGGGAACCAGCAAGGATGCAGGCAACAATGAGGGGCAGGAACCCCAAGAAACTAAAACTGGGAGCTCCCAGACTACTTCAGAGCCCAGGGTGGGACACCCATCCAGAGAGGGCAGTGGGCAAACAGCCTCACAACATCCTGCAGACTGAGGGGGGTTATTGCCTACAGGGATACATGCTCTTTTCCCTTACAGGGATGTAAGGGGAAAGAGCATGTTTGGACACAGTGAAAACTTATGATAGATCTTTTAGGTGGATTACAGGATTTAATAATTCAATTTTAGGGGAAAACTAACTGAATTTTAGGGGAATGACCAAAGGTAGTTTGGGGAAGGATCGAAGTAGATCAGGGAATACACAAACCTCAGGGGGCTGCAGGACCAGGTACCAGCACCTCAGTCAGAGCAAATCTGGGGCCAGGTTTCAGATATCTGGCCATCTTAAACAAGGCATCTGAGAGCAGCTCGTGGAACAACCCATGTACTGTGTACATATGTGTTCTACCAGTGCACCTCAGTCCTCATCAGCTGAAGACGAAGAGCAGGATGGAGCTGCTCATGTGTCTGTGAaagctgtgtgtgtttatgGGGTGGTGGCAAAGGCTCTGCTCTGAGATTGTGGGTGCATGTGCCTGCTGGGATTAGGGGGTAGAACTGCAGCAGCCTCACAGCTCTGGGCTTGCTATGGGAGGATCTTCCCAGGTTCCTGAAGCCCACTGGAATCAGCTGCCTTTCACAagagcacagctgcttccaCATTCAAGCTCTGCCTGCATTTGACTTTGGTTCTGGACAAGGAAACCTCAGATCTCACCTCTACTGTCAGAGCAGTCATTGTGCTTGGGCTCAGAATTTGTT
This window of the Corvus cornix cornix isolate S_Up_H32 chromosome 4, ASM73873v5, whole genome shotgun sequence genome carries:
- the CHMP3 gene encoding charged multivesicular body protein 3, producing the protein MGLFGKTPEKPPKELVNEWSLKIRKEMRVIDRQIRDIQREEEKVKRSIKDAAKKNQRDVCVILAKELIRSRRAVSKLYASKAHMNSVLMGMKNQLAVLRVAGSLQKSTEVMKAMQNLVKIPEIQATMRDLSKEMMKAGIIEEMLEDTFEGLEDQEEMEEEAEAEIDKILFEITAGALGKAPSKVTDALPEPEPMGAAAAAVDEEEDIEAMQSRLATLRS